From the Luteolibacter arcticus genome, one window contains:
- a CDS encoding putative signal transducing protein, with translation MKLVFDHIDFTVVGHLQSVLESEGIRTEIRNEGASRAAGELPISEVYPELWVLDNADEARAKSIIREFREASNNTPPGPDWTCPVCKEHVEGVFSECWNCGTPSPDRPEV, from the coding sequence ATGAAGCTCGTCTTCGACCACATCGACTTCACCGTCGTCGGCCACCTCCAATCCGTCTTGGAATCCGAGGGCATCCGCACCGAGATCCGCAACGAAGGCGCGTCGCGCGCCGCCGGCGAGCTGCCGATCTCCGAGGTCTATCCCGAGCTGTGGGTGCTCGACAATGCGGACGAAGCACGGGCGAAGTCCATCATCCGCGAATTCCGCGAGGCCTCTAACAACACTCCGCCCGGACCGGACTGGACCTGCCCGGTGTGCAAGGAACACGTCGAAGGCGTCTTCTCCGAATGCTGGAACTGCGGCACGCCCTCACCAGATCGGCCAGAGGTCTGA
- a CDS encoding ABC transporter substrate-binding protein codes for MNRRHFIAASALAAASISACKPKGAAGEKKTLTIFTWADYLKQEVKEGFEKAHNCTVVIDTFDSNEAMLAKIESGASGYDVLVPSSYAVQALKRKGLIQPLDHGKIPNLKNVDASYLTKSLDPKMEVSVPYMMAPTCLCYLESKVSNPVNSWAMLDRADLKGRITLLDDMREVLGAALKFLGHPLNSTDPAQLAAARDVAIRWKKNIAKFENEQYKTGIASGEFHLVQGYAGDLIQASEENDDMRIFVPQEGTAFSCDDLCIPKGAKEVDLAYAFINHVTEASVAAENMEWMGYRAPNSAAYGSLTEDFRGSEVLFPPDELFAKCEPIDDLGDKLPLWTAEWDKVKTA; via the coding sequence ATGAACCGCCGCCATTTCATCGCCGCCTCCGCGCTCGCCGCCGCTTCGATCTCCGCTTGCAAGCCAAAGGGGGCGGCCGGCGAAAAGAAAACCCTCACGATCTTCACCTGGGCCGACTATCTGAAACAAGAAGTCAAGGAGGGCTTCGAAAAGGCCCACAACTGCACGGTGGTCATCGACACCTTCGACTCGAACGAGGCGATGCTCGCCAAGATCGAGTCCGGCGCGAGCGGCTACGACGTACTGGTGCCCTCGTCCTATGCGGTCCAGGCGCTCAAGCGGAAGGGGCTCATCCAGCCGCTCGACCACGGGAAAATCCCGAACCTCAAGAACGTGGATGCCTCCTACCTGACCAAGTCGCTCGATCCCAAGATGGAAGTTTCCGTCCCCTACATGATGGCCCCGACCTGCCTGTGTTACCTCGAGTCGAAGGTCAGCAACCCCGTGAACTCCTGGGCCATGCTTGACCGCGCCGATCTGAAGGGCCGCATCACCCTGCTCGATGACATGCGCGAGGTCCTCGGTGCCGCCCTGAAGTTCCTCGGCCACCCCTTGAATTCCACCGATCCCGCCCAACTCGCCGCCGCACGCGACGTGGCGATCCGCTGGAAGAAGAACATCGCGAAATTCGAGAACGAGCAGTACAAGACCGGCATCGCTTCGGGGGAATTCCACCTGGTGCAGGGCTACGCCGGCGACCTGATCCAGGCGAGCGAGGAGAACGATGACATGAGGATCTTCGTCCCGCAGGAAGGCACCGCGTTTTCCTGCGACGACCTCTGCATCCCGAAGGGCGCCAAGGAAGTCGATCTCGCCTACGCCTTCATCAATCACGTGACCGAGGCCAGCGTGGCGGCAGAGAACATGGAGTGGATGGGCTATCGCGCGCCAAACTCGGCCGCCTATGGAAGCCTCACCGAGGATTTCCGCGGCAGCGAGGTGCTCTTCCCGCCGGACGAGTTGTTCGCGAAATGCGAGCCGATCGATGATCTCGGCGACAAGCTGCCGCTGTGGACCGCCGAGTGGGACAAGGTGAAGACGGCCTGA
- a CDS encoding ABC transporter permease: MKPSRAPLVTLISVLVFFYLPIGFLVLNSFNDSRYASKWNGFTTRWYERLFERTDILAALGNSVKVATGASIASMVLGTAAAFALQRYKSRLQDAHKLLVTVPLVLPDILMGMSLLLLFISFGMNLSLLTISIAHVTFCLSYVALVVQARLQDFDFNVVEAARDLGATKTQAFLKVTLPLLAPGIFAGGLLAFTLSIDDYVITYFVKGPGSDTLPTLVYSMIKKSKDLPVINALSSLMLIVTFAVVAISQRLTRPAMAESK; the protein is encoded by the coding sequence GTGAAACCCAGCCGCGCCCCGCTCGTCACGCTGATCTCGGTGCTGGTATTCTTCTACCTGCCGATCGGGTTCCTGGTGCTGAACTCCTTCAATGACTCCCGCTATGCCTCGAAGTGGAATGGCTTCACCACGCGCTGGTATGAGCGCCTCTTCGAGCGCACCGACATCCTCGCCGCGCTGGGTAATTCCGTGAAGGTCGCCACCGGGGCCAGCATTGCCTCGATGGTGCTGGGCACCGCCGCCGCCTTCGCGCTCCAGCGCTACAAGTCCCGGCTGCAGGACGCCCACAAGCTGCTGGTCACCGTGCCACTGGTGCTCCCCGATATCCTGATGGGGATGAGCCTGCTGCTGCTGTTCATCTCCTTTGGAATGAACCTCAGCCTGCTGACGATTTCCATCGCCCACGTCACCTTCTGCCTGAGCTACGTCGCGCTGGTGGTGCAGGCCCGCTTGCAGGACTTCGATTTCAATGTGGTGGAAGCCGCCCGCGACCTCGGCGCGACCAAAACGCAAGCCTTCCTGAAGGTCACGCTGCCACTGCTCGCCCCGGGCATCTTTGCCGGAGGCTTGCTGGCATTCACGCTCTCGATCGATGACTACGTGATCACCTACTTCGTCAAAGGCCCGGGCTCGGACACCTTGCCAACGCTCGTTTACTCGATGATCAAAAAGAGCAAGGACCTGCCGGTGATCAACGCGCTCTCGTCCCTGATGCTCATCGTCACCTTCGCGGTGGTCGCGATTTCACAACGATTGACGCGGCCGGCCATGGCCGAGTCCAAGTAA
- a CDS encoding ABC transporter permease has translation MKPQNKPELLATAPSFLWLVMFVLVPVAIIFAIAFRPALPAGGIGEGWSLDSIRALADPSYPALFFRTIFTAAMTTLLCIAASLPVAYAMARLTPVWRSRVLLLVIVPFWTNFVIRVFAWQQILHAQGYVAEALRFIGLLGENDRLLGNLTAVVIVSVYTYLPFAILPLFAAAEKFDFGLLDAARDLGAKPLRAFFSVFIPGIRQGVITAFLVVFIPMLGSYVVPDMVGGTRTQMLGNKIAQRNFTDRNLPEAAALSGALALLVLAPMFLRRRERTA, from the coding sequence ATGAAGCCCCAAAACAAACCCGAACTCCTAGCCACCGCCCCCAGCTTCCTCTGGCTGGTGATGTTCGTCCTGGTTCCGGTGGCGATCATCTTTGCGATCGCCTTTCGCCCCGCATTGCCGGCGGGCGGCATCGGGGAAGGCTGGAGCCTGGACTCCATCCGCGCGCTGGCTGACCCAAGCTATCCCGCGCTGTTCTTCCGCACGATATTCACGGCGGCGATGACCACGCTGCTGTGCATTGCCGCGTCGCTGCCGGTCGCCTACGCCATGGCCCGCCTCACGCCGGTGTGGCGCTCGCGGGTGCTGCTGCTGGTGATCGTGCCGTTCTGGACGAATTTCGTGATCCGCGTCTTTGCCTGGCAGCAGATCCTGCACGCCCAGGGCTATGTGGCGGAGGCGCTGCGCTTCATCGGGCTGCTCGGCGAAAACGACCGGCTGTTAGGAAACCTCACCGCGGTGGTCATCGTCAGCGTTTACACCTACCTGCCCTTCGCGATTCTCCCGCTCTTCGCCGCGGCAGAGAAATTCGACTTCGGCCTGCTGGATGCCGCCCGTGACCTCGGCGCAAAGCCCCTGCGTGCCTTCTTCTCGGTCTTCATCCCGGGGATCCGCCAAGGCGTCATCACCGCATTCCTTGTGGTCTTCATCCCGATGCTCGGCTCCTACGTGGTGCCTGACATGGTCGGCGGCACCCGCACGCAGATGCTGGGCAACAAGATCGCCCAGCGGAATTTCACCGACCGCAACCTGCCCGAGGCCGCCGCGCTTTCCGGAGCCCTCGCTCTTCTGGTGCTGGCTCCGATGTTCCTCAGGCGTCGCGAGCGCACCGCGTGA
- a CDS encoding four helix bundle protein encodes MPKRANHQSSIFQSPIEVSEEKKFDLDERTFQFALAVRKLIGAHRWSLEQTSDVKQVLRSSGSVAANYAEANNPISTGDFLHRLKVCRKESGESRLWLRLLGETSVDDRRNVLRTLWQESDELTRIFTSILKKNGEE; translated from the coding sequence ATGCCTAAAAGGGCAAATCACCAATCATCAATCTTCCAATCACCAATCGAAGTGTCTGAAGAGAAGAAATTTGATCTGGATGAGCGGACCTTCCAGTTTGCGCTGGCAGTGAGGAAACTCATCGGAGCGCATCGTTGGAGCTTGGAACAAACGAGCGACGTTAAGCAAGTGCTGCGCTCTTCAGGATCTGTCGCTGCCAACTACGCCGAAGCGAATAATCCGATCTCCACGGGAGATTTCCTTCACCGGCTGAAGGTCTGCCGAAAGGAGTCGGGAGAGTCGCGGCTTTGGCTCCGATTGCTTGGCGAAACCTCAGTGGATGATCGTCGCAATGTGCTTCGGACGCTCTGGCAGGAGTCCGACGAACTGACGCGGATCTTCACCAGCATCTTGAAGAAGAACGGAGAAGAATAG
- a CDS encoding ABC transporter ATP-binding protein: MASYLRFENVTRRYGTFTAVNDVTLDIEKGETFSLLGPSGCGKTTLLRMAAGFDQPDLGRVYLDGKDITPLPPDQRPVNTVFQSYALFPHLSVRDNIAFGPKIAKWTPGQIAKGVDEMLELVDLKAHGDKKPAQLSGGMKQRVALARALVNKPKVLLLDEPLAALDLKLRQRLLVELDAIHDEVGITFIYVTHDQGEAMSISDRIAVMNKGVIEQVGPPAEIYEAPRSSFVAAFIGDTNFLDGKITESIDSRFSRCDVKDFGSIVIDNDKAVSVGDRIHLSIRPEKLVVSRDKPAMSPMDNAVEGKVEDVIYYGSHTRYWVRCGEWRMCAEMQHRTFQLDETLPKWGDTVWLLWDANDGFLLEQYREEDEGMLTLPDA; this comes from the coding sequence ATGGCCTCCTATTTGCGTTTCGAGAACGTCACCCGCCGCTACGGGACCTTCACCGCCGTCAACGATGTCACGCTCGACATCGAGAAGGGCGAGACCTTCTCCCTCCTCGGGCCCTCGGGCTGCGGGAAAACGACGCTGCTGCGGATGGCCGCCGGTTTCGATCAGCCGGACCTCGGCCGCGTCTATCTCGACGGCAAGGACATCACCCCGCTGCCACCCGACCAGCGCCCCGTCAACACGGTCTTCCAAAGCTACGCGCTGTTCCCCCACCTCTCGGTCCGGGACAACATTGCATTCGGTCCCAAGATCGCGAAATGGACGCCGGGGCAGATCGCCAAGGGGGTCGATGAAATGCTCGAACTCGTCGACCTCAAGGCCCACGGCGACAAGAAGCCGGCCCAGCTCTCCGGCGGCATGAAGCAGCGCGTCGCCCTCGCCCGGGCGCTGGTGAATAAGCCCAAGGTCCTGCTGCTCGACGAACCGCTCGCCGCGCTCGACCTCAAGCTCCGCCAGCGCCTGCTGGTCGAGCTGGATGCCATCCATGACGAGGTCGGCATCACGTTCATCTACGTCACCCACGACCAAGGCGAAGCGATGTCGATCTCCGACCGCATCGCGGTGATGAACAAGGGCGTCATCGAGCAAGTCGGCCCGCCGGCGGAGATCTACGAGGCACCCCGCTCATCCTTCGTCGCCGCCTTCATCGGCGACACGAACTTCCTCGATGGCAAGATCACCGAATCGATCGACTCCCGCTTCTCGCGCTGCGACGTGAAGGACTTCGGCAGCATTGTCATCGACAACGACAAGGCAGTTTCGGTCGGCGACCGCATCCACCTGTCGATCCGTCCGGAGAAACTCGTCGTCTCCCGTGACAAGCCGGCCATGTCCCCGATGGACAACGCCGTCGAAGGCAAGGTCGAGGACGTCATCTACTACGGCTCCCACACCCGCTACTGGGTCCGCTGCGGCGAATGGCGCATGTGCGCGGAAATGCAGCACCGGACCTTCCAGCTCGACGAGACCCTCCCAAAATGGGGCGACACCGTCTGGCTGCTCTGGGACGCGAACGACGGCTTCCTGTTAGAGCAATACCGCGAGGAGGACGAAGGGATGCTAACGCTGCCGGATGCCTAA
- a CDS encoding GNAT family N-acetyltransferase, protein MIDMLVRLYDLPESAELYAKAAGQGITLRRARAFEKHTVAEFARTHFSPKWVSEVEVALSRQPVACFIATKDKAILGFACYDTTMRGFFGPTGVAEAARGTGIGKALLFKALEALRDIGYAYAFIGGVGPREFYEKACGAIEIPGSDPGIYGDILP, encoded by the coding sequence ATGATCGACATGCTCGTGCGCCTCTACGACCTGCCCGAAAGCGCGGAACTCTACGCAAAAGCCGCAGGGCAGGGGATCACCCTCCGCCGTGCGCGGGCGTTCGAGAAGCACACCGTCGCCGAGTTCGCGCGCACTCACTTTTCCCCGAAATGGGTGAGCGAGGTCGAGGTCGCTCTGAGCCGCCAGCCGGTCGCCTGCTTCATCGCCACCAAGGACAAGGCCATCCTCGGCTTCGCCTGCTACGACACCACCATGCGCGGCTTCTTCGGCCCGACGGGTGTCGCGGAAGCGGCTCGCGGCACGGGCATCGGGAAGGCGCTGCTCTTCAAGGCTCTCGAAGCGCTCCGCGATATCGGCTACGCGTATGCCTTCATCGGCGGCGTGGGGCCGCGGGAGTTCTATGAGAAAGCCTGCGGGGCCATTGAGATCCCAGGCAGCGATCCGGGGATTTATGGGGATATCTTGCCGTGA
- the glpX gene encoding class II fructose-bisphosphatase: MIDSERIFEMDFLRATEGAAIVAHRWMGRGEKEAADAAACDAIRGMFDLMEMRGEVVIGEGIKDEAPGIFKGEKVGTWAEGAPQFHIALDPVDGTTNVSKGMANSVSCIAAAIPVDGEASALEDIPAFYLEKLSYPEKVRQAFIADPKLPISVEAPTEEVIKITAKILQKDIRDIVVMILDRPRNQPYIDAVRRIGAKLRMISDGDIAAAIAPALPESNIDLYIGIGGAPEGVLSAAGLRCLGGGLQAKIWPKDNLEKRVLIAEGYGHLLDRVYLSKDLAKGDRILFSATGISDSPLLRGVEVNGNVARTHSVLMRVKSRTVRSIKAAHDLSKKTFRLRSKKAEVLLLD, from the coding sequence ATGATCGACTCCGAACGCATTTTTGAAATGGATTTCCTCCGGGCAACCGAAGGAGCCGCCATCGTCGCCCACCGATGGATGGGTCGCGGCGAAAAGGAAGCAGCCGATGCCGCCGCCTGCGATGCCATCCGCGGCATGTTCGACCTCATGGAAATGCGCGGCGAGGTCGTCATCGGCGAAGGCATCAAGGATGAGGCCCCCGGCATCTTCAAAGGCGAGAAGGTCGGCACGTGGGCGGAAGGCGCGCCGCAATTCCACATCGCACTCGATCCGGTGGATGGCACCACCAATGTCTCCAAGGGCATGGCCAACTCGGTCTCCTGCATCGCCGCTGCCATCCCGGTCGATGGCGAAGCAAGCGCGCTCGAGGACATCCCGGCCTTCTACCTCGAGAAGCTCTCCTATCCGGAAAAAGTCCGCCAGGCCTTCATCGCCGATCCCAAGCTGCCGATCAGCGTCGAAGCCCCGACAGAAGAAGTCATCAAGATCACCGCGAAGATCCTTCAGAAGGACATCCGCGACATCGTGGTCATGATCTTGGATCGCCCGCGCAACCAACCCTACATCGATGCCGTGCGCCGCATCGGCGCCAAGCTGCGGATGATCTCCGACGGCGACATCGCAGCCGCGATTGCGCCGGCCTTGCCGGAGAGTAACATCGATCTCTACATCGGCATCGGCGGAGCCCCGGAAGGCGTGCTATCCGCGGCCGGCCTGCGTTGCCTTGGTGGTGGCCTGCAGGCAAAGATCTGGCCAAAGGACAACCTCGAGAAGCGCGTCCTCATCGCGGAGGGCTACGGCCACCTACTCGACCGCGTCTATCTCTCAAAAGACCTCGCCAAAGGCGACCGCATCCTCTTCAGCGCCACCGGAATCTCCGATAGCCCGCTGCTCCGCGGCGTCGAGGTGAACGGCAACGTCGCCCGCACCCACTCCGTGCTCATGCGCGTGAAAAGCCGCACCGTCCGCTCGATCAAGGCCGCCCACGACCTGTCCAAGAAGACCTTCCGCCTGCGCTCGAAGAAGGCGGAGGTGCTGTTGTTGGATTGA
- a CDS encoding rhamnulokinase, giving the protein MPVFLSIDLGAGSGRVIAGVSDLKSLQLEEIHRFDNPGTDLPGGSYWNIVGLFRDIVEGLRRAVEKYGKDIVAIGIDTWGCDFGLLDGHGRLLGMPHQYRDSRHEGMPAVMHAKLSEAEIYSLTGITTNFYNSSLHLLAEEQVASPALAAADSLLFIPDLLAFWLCGVQAVERTIASTSQLLDAGTGDWAWGVIETLGLPKRIFGRIVAPGTVLGPIRKEVARQIGMEGIPVVASASHDTASAVAGIPMEGEDALWLSSGTWSIMGLERKDPIRTPQAYAARCCNELGAEGSVRFLKNIAGLWLIQECKRQWALDGESISYGEMAKLAEAAPSFTAFIDPDDPIFAAPGEMPAKIQTWCERTGQAVPQDKGTILRVATESLALKYRAVFENFCALSGKRFERLHAGGGGIQNAFLAQATSDALGIEVIAGPIEATSCGNIVVQMIATGHLPDLAAARHLIRESFEFQNYAPHNGDEWQAAYERFKAFIGR; this is encoded by the coding sequence ATGCCCGTCTTCCTCTCCATCGACCTCGGTGCCGGCAGCGGCCGCGTCATCGCCGGCGTCTCCGATCTGAAAAGCCTCCAACTCGAGGAGATCCATCGTTTCGACAATCCCGGTACCGATCTGCCGGGAGGATCGTATTGGAACATCGTCGGCCTGTTCCGCGACATCGTGGAAGGCCTCCGCCGCGCGGTGGAAAAATATGGCAAGGACATCGTCGCCATCGGCATCGATACCTGGGGCTGCGACTTTGGTTTGTTAGATGGCCATGGCCGGCTGCTCGGCATGCCGCACCAGTACCGCGACTCCCGCCACGAAGGGATGCCAGCGGTGATGCACGCGAAGCTCAGCGAGGCGGAGATCTACTCGCTCACCGGCATCACCACGAATTTCTATAACTCCTCGCTGCATCTGCTGGCCGAGGAACAGGTCGCCTCCCCTGCCCTCGCGGCGGCGGACTCGTTGCTCTTCATCCCCGACCTGCTCGCCTTCTGGCTGTGCGGTGTGCAAGCGGTCGAGCGGACCATCGCCTCCACCTCGCAGCTTCTCGACGCCGGCACCGGCGACTGGGCGTGGGGCGTGATCGAGACTCTCGGTCTGCCGAAGCGGATCTTCGGGAGAATCGTCGCGCCCGGCACCGTGCTCGGCCCGATCCGCAAGGAAGTCGCCCGCCAGATCGGCATGGAAGGCATCCCCGTGGTCGCCAGTGCCTCGCACGATACCGCATCGGCAGTGGCCGGCATCCCGATGGAAGGCGAGGACGCGCTGTGGCTGTCCTCCGGCACATGGTCGATCATGGGTCTGGAGAGGAAAGATCCGATCCGCACCCCCCAGGCCTACGCCGCCCGCTGCTGCAATGAACTCGGCGCCGAGGGCTCTGTCCGCTTCCTTAAGAACATTGCCGGCCTCTGGCTCATCCAGGAGTGCAAGCGCCAATGGGCCCTCGATGGCGAAAGTATCTCCTACGGCGAAATGGCCAAGCTCGCCGAGGCGGCGCCGTCCTTCACCGCTTTCATCGATCCCGACGATCCCATCTTCGCTGCGCCCGGCGAAATGCCCGCGAAGATCCAGACATGGTGCGAGCGAACCGGCCAAGCGGTGCCCCAGGACAAGGGCACCATCCTCCGCGTCGCCACCGAATCGCTCGCGCTGAAATACCGGGCGGTCTTCGAGAACTTCTGCGCCCTTTCAGGCAAGCGCTTCGAGCGACTCCATGCTGGCGGCGGCGGCATTCAGAATGCCTTCCTTGCCCAAGCGACCTCCGACGCGCTCGGCATCGAGGTCATCGCCGGTCCGATCGAAGCGACCTCCTGCGGCAACATCGTCGTGCAGATGATCGCCACCGGTCACCTGCCCGACCTCGCCGCGGCCCGTCATTTGATTCGCGAGTCGTTCGAGTTCCAAAATTATGCACCGCATAACGGCGACGAATGGCAGGCCGCATATGAACGATTCAAAGCGTTCATCGGTCGCTGA
- a CDS encoding DeoR/GlpR family DNA-binding transcription regulator, giving the protein MLAAERQRQILDRVRREGTVRTAELAKDFEVTEETIRRDLDYLGRRGHVRRTHGGAMDASAPLGELSQSEREARKLEEKIEIAREAVRIIGPGETILLDASTTALELAAHLPENMPLRVVTYSLAVIERLAGRGDLELVQLGGAYEARGRRFSGMLTESALRLLKIDRFFFSGAGLDPVQGISEPNPEQARLKRMMIEISAWNGALLDHSKLGIKADHFFATPVDLDVVITDRESKAYAKGQLKSVPYELRFAR; this is encoded by the coding sequence ATGTTAGCAGCCGAACGCCAACGCCAGATTTTAGACCGTGTCCGCCGCGAAGGCACCGTGCGCACGGCAGAGCTGGCAAAGGATTTCGAGGTCACGGAAGAAACGATTCGCCGCGACCTCGACTACCTCGGCCGCCGCGGCCACGTGCGACGCACCCACGGCGGCGCGATGGATGCCTCCGCCCCGCTCGGTGAGCTCTCCCAAAGCGAGCGCGAGGCGCGGAAGCTGGAGGAGAAAATCGAGATCGCCCGCGAAGCGGTGCGCATCATCGGGCCGGGCGAAACGATCCTCCTCGATGCCTCGACCACCGCGCTGGAGCTCGCCGCGCACCTGCCCGAAAACATGCCGCTGCGGGTGGTGACGTATTCGCTCGCCGTGATCGAGCGGCTGGCCGGCCGGGGCGATCTGGAGCTGGTGCAGCTCGGCGGTGCCTACGAGGCACGTGGCCGGCGCTTCTCCGGCATGCTCACGGAGTCCGCACTGCGGCTTTTGAAGATCGATCGCTTCTTCTTCTCCGGGGCCGGACTCGATCCCGTCCAAGGCATCAGCGAGCCGAACCCCGAGCAGGCCCGCCTGAAGCGCATGATGATCGAGATCTCCGCGTGGAATGGCGCGCTACTCGACCACTCGAAGCTCGGCATCAAGGCCGATCACTTCTTCGCCACGCCCGTCGATCTTGACGTCGTGATCACCGACCGCGAGTCCAAGGCCTACGCCAAGGGCCAGCTCAAGAGCGTACCCTACGAACTCCGCTTCGCCCGCTGA
- a CDS encoding bifunctional rhamnulose-1-phosphate aldolase/short-chain dehydrogenase: MPSDFKNVNFSWDDAYVATLDPVERLVYRSNILGADQRITNTGGGNTSSKIVEKDPLWGASAEILWVKGSGGDLRTSKRENFSSLYQEKLIALQDVYAGRGDKGLKSQAEDDMVAMYFHTTFNLNPRASSIDTPLHSFLPGKHVDHMHPNAIIAIAASKNCEKLTQDIFGGTMAYVPWMRPGFELGLAMQEIAKKQPDVKAIMMGQHGFISWDDDEKVCYTRTLEFIEKAANYIEGKYQAKGGDAKAFGGQKYLTLPEAERHATLAAILPWLRGQVSQQKRFIGTVQDDVKILRFVNSADAPRLAELGTSCPDHFLRTKIKPLYVDWNPQSEDLAALKAKLTAGLEQYRKDYAAYYASCKHANSPAMRDPNPTVVLIPGLGMIAWGKDKSESRVTAEFYNCAVEVMRGAEAIDEYIALPQQEAFDIEYWLLEEAKLQRMPAEKELARQIVIVIGAGSGIGKETAHRLVKEGAHIVCVDLNHEAAEATAKEITDKYGLGIGVAGSGISGCGPAIGLAANITDRASIRAMLDQVALAYGGFDHICVTAGIFVPSDTSGHIPDDKWALTFAINVSGSYYVADEAAKTWKEQGLRGNLVLTTSANAAVAKKGSLAYDTSKAAANHLVRELAIELSPLVRVNGVAPATVVQGSAMFPRDRVIGSLAKYSIPYADDEATESLVTKLAQFYADRTLTKSPITPADQAEAYFLLVTSRLSKTTGQVITVDGGLHEAFLR, encoded by the coding sequence ATGCCTTCCGACTTTAAAAATGTGAACTTCTCGTGGGATGACGCCTATGTGGCGACCCTCGATCCCGTCGAACGCCTCGTCTATCGCTCCAATATTCTCGGTGCGGACCAGCGCATCACCAACACCGGTGGCGGCAATACCTCCTCGAAGATCGTCGAGAAGGATCCGCTCTGGGGTGCCAGTGCCGAGATCCTGTGGGTGAAGGGCTCGGGGGGTGACCTCCGCACCTCGAAGCGTGAGAATTTCTCGTCGCTCTATCAGGAAAAGCTTATCGCCCTGCAGGACGTCTATGCCGGCCGCGGTGACAAGGGCCTCAAGTCGCAGGCCGAGGATGACATGGTGGCGATGTATTTCCACACCACCTTCAATCTCAACCCGCGTGCTTCCTCGATCGACACGCCGTTGCACAGCTTTCTGCCGGGCAAGCACGTCGACCACATGCACCCGAACGCGATCATCGCGATCGCGGCATCGAAGAATTGCGAGAAGCTCACGCAGGATATTTTCGGCGGCACCATGGCCTACGTGCCGTGGATGCGCCCGGGCTTCGAGCTCGGCCTCGCCATGCAGGAGATCGCGAAGAAGCAGCCGGACGTGAAGGCGATCATGATGGGCCAGCACGGCTTCATCTCGTGGGATGATGACGAGAAAGTCTGCTACACGCGCACGCTCGAGTTCATCGAGAAGGCCGCGAATTACATCGAAGGAAAGTATCAGGCCAAGGGTGGCGATGCGAAGGCCTTCGGCGGCCAGAAGTATCTCACGCTCCCCGAAGCCGAGCGCCACGCGACTCTCGCCGCCATCCTGCCATGGCTGCGCGGCCAGGTGTCCCAGCAGAAGCGCTTCATCGGCACCGTGCAGGACGACGTGAAGATCCTGCGCTTCGTCAACTCGGCCGATGCGCCGCGCCTTGCCGAGCTCGGCACCTCCTGCCCGGATCACTTCCTGCGCACCAAGATCAAGCCGCTCTACGTCGACTGGAATCCGCAGTCCGAGGACCTCGCCGCGCTCAAGGCCAAGCTCACCGCCGGCCTCGAGCAATATCGCAAGGACTACGCCGCCTACTACGCATCCTGCAAGCACGCCAACAGCCCGGCGATGCGCGATCCGAATCCGACGGTCGTGCTCATCCCCGGCCTCGGCATGATCGCCTGGGGCAAGGACAAGTCCGAGAGTCGCGTGACCGCCGAATTCTACAACTGCGCCGTGGAAGTCATGCGCGGTGCCGAGGCGATCGACGAATACATCGCGCTGCCACAGCAGGAGGCCTTCGATATCGAGTACTGGCTGCTTGAGGAAGCGAAGCTCCAGCGCATGCCCGCCGAGAAGGAACTCGCCCGCCAGATCGTCATCGTCATCGGCGCTGGCTCCGGCATTGGCAAGGAAACCGCGCATCGCCTCGTGAAGGAAGGCGCGCATATCGTCTGCGTGGACCTCAACCATGAAGCCGCCGAAGCGACCGCCAAGGAGATCACTGACAAGTATGGTCTTGGCATCGGCGTCGCCGGCAGCGGCATCTCCGGCTGCGGTCCGGCCATCGGCCTTGCCGCGAACATCACCGACCGTGCCAGCATCCGCGCGATGCTCGATCAGGTCGCACTCGCTTATGGCGGCTTCGACCACATCTGCGTGACTGCCGGTATTTTCGTGCCGAGCGACACCAGCGGCCACATCCCGGATGACAAGTGGGCGCTCACCTTCGCCATCAACGTCAGCGGCTCCTACTATGTCGCCGACGAAGCCGCTAAGACGTGGAAGGAACAGGGCCTGCGTGGCAACCTCGTCCTCACCACCAGCGCCAACGCCGCCGTCGCGAAGAAGGGCAGCCTCGCTTACGACACCTCGAAAGCCGCTGCGAACCACCTCGTCCGCGAGCTCGCCATCGAGCTCAGCCCGCTGGTCCGTGTCAACGGCGTCGCTCCCGCGACCGTCGTCCAAGGCTCGGCGATGTTCCCGCGCGACCGCGTCATCGGCTCGCTGGCCAAGTACAGCATCCCTTACGCGGACGACGAAGCCACCGAGTCACTGGTGACCAAGCTCGCCCAGTTCTACGCGGATCGCACCCTGACCAAGTCCCCGATCACTCCGGCCGACCAGGCGGAAGCCTACTTCCTCCTCGTCACCAGCCGTCTGAGCAAGACCACCGGACAGGTCATCACCGTCGATGGCGGCCTGCACGAGGCCTTCCTCCGCTGA